A region from the Paenarthrobacter aurescens genome encodes:
- a CDS encoding TetR/AcrR family transcriptional regulator, producing MPKIVDHDQRRLELVDATWRIIAKLGMEGATMREIAEEAGFANGALKPYFPTKDLLLTSAFGHVFNRTNQRIATMTEGLSGLAALRAFCAEVLPLDEERVNEARIVIPFWQKALNDPDMAALHSESMSQWHTTIAAHCAAARAAGEIKAPIRDAAVADHLLNMMLGAQVVVALSPAEHFSQDLSGQLENYLAMLAA from the coding sequence GTGCCAAAGATTGTGGACCACGATCAACGACGCCTCGAACTGGTGGACGCTACCTGGCGCATCATCGCAAAGCTGGGCATGGAAGGTGCCACCATGCGGGAGATCGCGGAGGAGGCCGGCTTCGCCAACGGCGCCCTGAAGCCCTACTTCCCTACCAAAGACTTGCTGCTGACGTCCGCATTCGGCCACGTTTTCAACCGCACCAACCAACGCATCGCCACCATGACCGAGGGACTCTCAGGCCTCGCCGCCCTCCGCGCCTTCTGCGCAGAAGTTCTCCCGCTGGATGAGGAACGCGTCAACGAAGCCCGCATTGTCATTCCGTTCTGGCAGAAGGCGCTCAACGACCCGGACATGGCAGCCCTTCACAGCGAGTCCATGAGCCAATGGCACACCACCATTGCGGCGCATTGCGCAGCAGCCCGCGCGGCAGGCGAGATAAAAGCGCCAATCAGGGACGCCGCCGTCGCCGATCACCTGCTGAACATGATGCTGGGCGCGCAGGTTGTTGTGGCCCTGTCCCCCGCCGAGCATTTCTCGCAGGATCTTTCGGGGCAGCTGGAGAACTACCTGGCGATGCTGGCGGCCTAG
- a CDS encoding helix-turn-helix domain-containing protein has product MPLSIPELAKRLNVNESRVRQLVHSGRIRGQRIGGRWIIEESDAAQYRPGKPAGRPLSERSAWQLVSCFWDDPQLHSALDYFEPSPLEKHRLNERISRLQNSPGPLELLSAWLANRAEKFEFSSSPADIAELREDNRVRPSGVSHPRSGLLANSELEAYVRRDELKDIVRDWLLVEPAPGKKPNVILRAAEHIPDELPPLLVAADLAERPGVREQQAAREILWSIHAHQASRDVGRTAGSMASRLRNP; this is encoded by the coding sequence ATGCCGCTAAGTATCCCAGAACTGGCGAAGCGCCTCAACGTCAACGAGAGCCGGGTAAGGCAGCTCGTCCATTCCGGACGTATACGTGGCCAGCGAATCGGGGGACGCTGGATTATTGAAGAGTCCGACGCCGCCCAGTACCGGCCGGGCAAGCCCGCCGGTCGGCCGCTGTCCGAGCGAAGTGCCTGGCAGCTCGTGTCATGCTTCTGGGATGACCCCCAGCTTCACTCTGCCCTTGATTACTTTGAACCGTCGCCCCTTGAGAAACACCGCCTGAACGAACGCATCAGCCGGCTGCAGAACTCCCCCGGCCCGCTGGAGCTGCTGTCGGCATGGCTGGCTAATCGCGCCGAGAAGTTTGAGTTCTCCTCCAGCCCGGCAGACATCGCCGAGCTTCGGGAGGACAACCGAGTCCGTCCCTCCGGAGTCTCACACCCACGGTCAGGGCTGCTGGCCAACTCAGAACTGGAGGCCTACGTGCGCCGCGACGAACTCAAAGACATCGTCAGGGACTGGCTGCTGGTTGAGCCCGCCCCAGGCAAGAAACCGAATGTCATCCTCAGGGCAGCCGAGCACATCCCGGACGAACTTCCTCCCCTCTTGGTCGCGGCAGACTTGGCCGAACGGCCCGGTGTCCGTGAACAGCAAGCCGCACGCGAAATTCTTTGGAGCATCCATGCCCATCAAGCTTCCCGCGATGTTGGCCGAACAGCAGGAAGCATGGCAAGCCGTCTTCGAAATCCATAG
- a CDS encoding LysE family translocator gives MTLASLAAFAGLCLVLSVTPGPDTFLVLRIALNRPSAGIAAAAGSALGAIAWAALVGVGLAAILEQSAELFRWVKIAGGLYLLYLGVSSFIKSRKTAKAAKAATAAGATANAPLPYSRLSALGAGAMSTLLNPKVGLFYLAVVPQFIPHGGDTMGTSLILGVVVAVIAFAYLSMIAVVAFKAMRWLKRPKVGTVVEHVSSGVIAGLGVGVVASGATS, from the coding sequence GTGACTCTTGCATCCCTCGCAGCTTTCGCCGGCCTCTGCCTGGTTCTGTCCGTGACGCCTGGCCCGGACACTTTTCTGGTACTGCGCATCGCGCTGAACCGTCCCAGCGCTGGAATTGCCGCAGCGGCAGGCTCTGCCCTTGGCGCGATCGCCTGGGCAGCACTGGTGGGGGTTGGCCTCGCCGCGATTCTTGAGCAGTCCGCGGAATTGTTCCGCTGGGTCAAGATCGCGGGCGGCCTGTACTTGCTGTATTTGGGTGTTTCCTCGTTCATCAAATCCCGGAAGACGGCGAAGGCAGCAAAGGCCGCCACTGCAGCCGGTGCCACTGCGAATGCGCCGCTGCCGTACAGCCGACTCTCCGCACTGGGGGCCGGCGCAATGTCCACGCTGCTCAACCCCAAGGTAGGGCTGTTCTACTTGGCGGTGGTCCCGCAGTTCATTCCCCACGGCGGGGACACCATGGGCACCTCGCTCATTCTGGGCGTGGTGGTAGCCGTGATCGCCTTCGCATACCTGTCCATGATCGCCGTGGTGGCGTTCAAAGCGATGAGGTGGCTCAAGCGCCCCAAGGTGGGCACCGTCGTCGAGCATGTCAGCAGCGGCGTGATTGCCGGACTGGGCGTGGGCGTGGTGGCATCAGGCGCCACCAGCTAA
- a CDS encoding aldehyde dehydrogenase family protein: METYDALLTSITPAPGQDSRTILDPATGQAVGEAPVHTVEDLEAAIAAATTAQPAWAALGHDARSAALMKAADAVERSAEELAQLLSREQGKPLNGPNARFEVGACAAWLRATAATALDPETVVDDGETRAELHYRPIGVVGAIGPWNWPMMITVWQIAPALRMGNAVVVKPSEYTPLSVLALASIINQELPEGLLSVVSGGRDVGEALAAHEAIGKVMFTGSTATGKAIIRSSADTVKRLTLELGGNDAGIVLPDSDPKAIAEGLFWGAFINTGQTCAALKRLYVHESQYEAVCSELAAVAAAMPMGNGLDENNVLGPLQNRQQYEIVARLVEAARDSGARILVGGNPDAEAPGYFYPTTLVADIDNDNPLVAEEQFGPALPIIKYSTIDEAVAKANGLDVGLGASVWSSDLNAAREVASRIQAGTVWINKHGAVDPRIPFGGAKQSGYGLEFGAEGLKALGVPQIING; this comes from the coding sequence ATGGAGACTTACGACGCCCTCCTGACCTCGATCACCCCGGCCCCCGGCCAGGACAGCCGCACCATTCTGGACCCAGCAACGGGCCAGGCCGTGGGCGAAGCACCTGTTCACACGGTGGAAGACCTCGAAGCCGCCATCGCCGCCGCCACCACTGCGCAGCCGGCCTGGGCTGCCTTGGGCCACGACGCCAGGTCCGCTGCGCTCATGAAAGCAGCCGACGCCGTCGAACGCTCTGCCGAAGAACTCGCCCAACTCCTCTCCCGCGAGCAGGGCAAACCGCTCAACGGGCCGAACGCGCGCTTCGAAGTGGGCGCCTGCGCCGCCTGGCTCCGCGCCACGGCCGCCACTGCCCTTGATCCCGAAACCGTAGTGGATGACGGCGAAACCCGGGCAGAACTGCACTACCGGCCCATCGGTGTGGTGGGTGCAATCGGTCCGTGGAACTGGCCCATGATGATCACCGTGTGGCAGATCGCGCCAGCGCTGCGCATGGGTAACGCCGTGGTGGTCAAGCCCTCCGAATACACCCCACTCTCCGTGCTGGCACTGGCCTCGATCATCAACCAGGAACTGCCCGAAGGCTTGTTGTCAGTGGTCTCCGGCGGCCGCGACGTCGGCGAAGCATTGGCTGCACACGAGGCAATCGGCAAGGTCATGTTCACGGGCTCAACCGCTACAGGCAAGGCGATCATTCGTTCTTCGGCTGACACCGTCAAACGGCTCACGCTTGAACTTGGCGGCAACGACGCCGGCATTGTCCTGCCCGATTCCGATCCCAAAGCAATTGCAGAGGGCCTGTTCTGGGGCGCTTTCATCAACACCGGCCAGACCTGCGCTGCCCTGAAACGCCTGTACGTGCACGAGTCCCAGTACGAGGCTGTTTGCTCCGAGCTTGCTGCCGTGGCGGCTGCGATGCCCATGGGTAACGGCTTGGACGAGAACAACGTCCTTGGCCCGCTGCAGAACCGGCAGCAGTACGAGATCGTGGCCCGGCTGGTAGAAGCCGCCCGCGATTCCGGCGCACGCATCCTGGTAGGCGGAAACCCCGACGCCGAGGCACCGGGCTACTTCTACCCCACCACGCTGGTGGCCGACATCGACAACGACAACCCGTTGGTGGCTGAGGAACAGTTCGGCCCGGCCCTGCCCATCATCAAGTACAGCACCATTGACGAGGCAGTGGCCAAGGCGAACGGACTCGACGTCGGACTGGGCGCCTCAGTCTGGTCCTCGGACCTGAACGCGGCACGCGAAGTGGCCTCCCGCATTCAAGCCGGCACTGTGTGGATCAACAAGCACGGAGCAGTGGATCCCCGCATCCCGTTCGGCGGCGCCAAGCAGTCCGGCTACGGCTTGGAGTTCGGCGCCGAAGGCCTCAAAGCCCTGGGAGTTCCGCAGATCATCAACGGCTGA
- a CDS encoding prephenate dehydratase produces the protein MSQKIAYQGEPGANSDLACKEMFPELESVPCASFEDAFELVSTGEVDLAMIPIENSIAGRVADIHVLLPQSKLQIVGEFFLPIHFDLLGIPGSTIEGATEVHSHIHALGQCRRIIREAGLKPVIAGDTAGSAREVRDWNDPRKLSLAPPLAAGLYGLEVLASAVEDDPSNTTRFVVLARERELPSKEELPGPAITSFVFRVRNVPSALYKALGGFATNGLNMTRLESYMVGDEFAATMFLSDVEGHPEDARLRRALEELEFFTTEVRILGVYAADGYRERNPVSV, from the coding sequence ATGTCCCAGAAGATTGCGTACCAAGGTGAGCCCGGAGCCAACTCGGATCTGGCGTGCAAGGAAATGTTCCCCGAGCTGGAAAGCGTTCCGTGCGCAAGCTTTGAGGATGCCTTTGAGCTGGTTTCCACTGGAGAAGTGGATCTGGCCATGATCCCGATTGAGAACTCCATTGCCGGACGCGTGGCAGATATCCACGTTCTTCTCCCGCAGTCCAAGCTTCAGATTGTTGGCGAGTTCTTCCTCCCGATCCACTTCGACCTTTTGGGGATCCCGGGAAGCACCATTGAGGGAGCCACGGAGGTGCACAGCCATATCCACGCTCTGGGGCAGTGCCGCAGGATCATTCGGGAAGCGGGCCTCAAACCCGTGATCGCCGGTGACACAGCAGGCTCAGCGCGCGAAGTCAGGGACTGGAACGATCCGCGCAAACTGTCTCTCGCCCCGCCGCTCGCCGCCGGACTGTACGGCCTTGAGGTCCTGGCATCGGCGGTGGAGGACGATCCTTCCAACACCACGCGATTTGTTGTTCTGGCCCGGGAACGCGAACTTCCCAGCAAGGAAGAACTGCCAGGTCCTGCAATCACCAGCTTCGTCTTCCGGGTCCGCAACGTCCCTTCGGCCCTCTATAAGGCACTGGGCGGTTTTGCGACCAACGGCCTGAACATGACGCGACTGGAAAGCTACATGGTGGGCGACGAGTTCGCTGCCACCATGTTCCTTTCGGATGTCGAGGGCCACCCCGAAGACGCTCGCCTCCGCCGGGCGTTGGAGGAGCTGGAGTTCTTCACCACCGAAGTGCGGATACTCGGCGTTTATGCCGCCGACGGCTACCGCGAACGGAACCCCGTGAGCGTTTGA
- a CDS encoding NAD(P)-binding domain-containing protein encodes MEKHLPVAVIGAGPVGLAAAAHLLERGLEPVIFEAGASAGAALEQWRHIRLFSPWRFNIDAAAVRLLEPTGWTSPRPTALPYGGELVDNYLTPLAELPAIASRLHTGARVTAVTRAGLDKTHVRNRDAAPFVVRVEDVAGEVSDVAVSAVIDASGTWSTRNPLGTSGLAAIGEERAGARISSPLPDVTGQDRDAFAGQRVLVVGAGHSAANTLINLAQLAKEEPGTRILWAIRGASAEKVYGGGDADGLPARGQLGSRLRRLVDSGTIQLHTGFGIASLADSERGLTVISGDGRTLVTDVVVPCTGFRPDLGMLRELRLNLDPAVEAPTELGPLIDPEFHSCGTVPPHGAKVLAHPEKDFYIVGMKSYGRAPTFLLATGYEQVRSVAAALAGDQLAADAVHLELPETGVCSSDAGTSCEVPAAASAPEAEPNGCCPAPEPVLLGIPTGLAHGRSGVQLAPPSS; translated from the coding sequence ATGGAAAAGCACCTCCCCGTCGCAGTAATCGGCGCTGGCCCCGTTGGACTCGCGGCTGCAGCTCATCTGCTCGAACGCGGCCTGGAGCCGGTCATCTTTGAAGCAGGTGCTTCTGCAGGGGCGGCCCTCGAACAGTGGCGCCACATTCGCCTGTTCTCGCCATGGAGGTTCAACATTGACGCCGCAGCTGTCCGGCTGCTCGAACCCACGGGCTGGACATCGCCCCGGCCCACAGCCCTGCCCTACGGTGGGGAGCTCGTTGATAACTACCTCACCCCTCTGGCGGAACTCCCGGCCATTGCCTCCCGCCTGCACACCGGGGCCCGTGTTACCGCAGTCACCCGTGCCGGACTGGACAAAACCCATGTTCGCAACCGCGATGCCGCCCCATTCGTGGTCCGCGTTGAAGACGTGGCCGGTGAGGTGAGCGATGTCGCGGTTTCAGCTGTCATCGATGCCTCGGGCACGTGGTCCACCCGGAACCCGTTGGGAACCTCGGGCTTGGCCGCCATCGGTGAAGAGCGTGCAGGAGCCCGCATCTCTTCGCCCCTGCCCGATGTCACGGGCCAGGACAGAGACGCTTTCGCCGGTCAGCGGGTTTTGGTGGTTGGCGCAGGCCACTCAGCTGCGAACACGTTGATCAACCTCGCCCAGCTGGCCAAGGAGGAGCCAGGCACCAGGATTCTCTGGGCCATCAGGGGGGCTTCCGCGGAGAAAGTCTACGGAGGCGGTGATGCTGACGGCCTTCCTGCCCGCGGCCAGCTCGGCTCACGGCTGCGCAGGCTCGTTGACTCCGGGACGATCCAACTGCACACCGGCTTCGGTATTGCCTCGCTGGCGGACTCTGAACGTGGCCTCACCGTCATCTCCGGTGACGGCCGCACCCTGGTGACGGACGTCGTCGTGCCTTGCACCGGTTTCCGGCCGGACCTGGGCATGCTCCGGGAGCTGCGATTGAACCTGGACCCGGCTGTTGAAGCGCCCACAGAGCTCGGCCCGCTGATCGATCCCGAGTTCCACTCCTGCGGCACCGTCCCGCCGCACGGAGCCAAGGTCCTCGCTCACCCCGAGAAGGACTTCTACATCGTCGGAATGAAATCCTACGGGCGGGCACCCACCTTCCTTTTGGCAACCGGCTATGAGCAAGTCCGCTCCGTGGCTGCCGCCCTTGCGGGGGATCAGCTCGCGGCGGATGCCGTTCACCTTGAACTGCCGGAGACAGGGGTGTGCTCCTCCGACGCAGGGACAAGCTGCGAGGTTCCTGCTGCTGCTTCAGCCCCGGAGGCAGAGCCCAATGGTTGCTGCCCGGCTCCGGAACCGGTACTCCTGGGCATCCCTACGGGCTTGGCTCACGGCCGCTCCGGCGTCCAGTTGGCTCCGCCGTCAAGCTGA
- the trxB gene encoding thioredoxin-disulfide reductase, which produces MSTEQLIIIGSGPAGYTAAIYAARAGLSPLVLAGSVTAGGALMNTTEVENFPGFPGGIQGPELMDGLQEQAEKFGARIVFDDVTEVELKGHLKRVVTGGGETHQAPAVILATGSAYKELGLPEEKKLSGHGVSWCATCDGFFFREQDIIVVGGGDSAMEEATFLTRFGKSVTVVVRKDELRASRIMAQRAKDNPKISFAWNSAITRIHGDTKVTGVTLTDTRTGETREQAATGIFVAIGHLPRTELVEGQVDLDPEGYIKVDSPTTCTNLSGVFACGDAVDHRYRQAITAAGTGCAAALDAERYLAALDDAHSIATALVEEPTHF; this is translated from the coding sequence GTGAGCACCGAACAGCTGATCATCATCGGATCCGGCCCTGCCGGCTACACAGCCGCCATCTATGCTGCGCGCGCAGGCCTGAGCCCTCTGGTCCTGGCCGGTTCCGTTACTGCCGGCGGCGCCCTCATGAACACCACGGAAGTAGAGAATTTTCCGGGCTTCCCGGGCGGGATCCAGGGCCCGGAGCTGATGGATGGACTTCAGGAGCAGGCGGAGAAATTCGGTGCGCGGATAGTGTTCGACGACGTCACTGAGGTTGAGCTCAAGGGTCACCTCAAGCGCGTGGTCACTGGAGGGGGCGAGACACATCAGGCGCCGGCCGTCATCCTCGCCACCGGATCTGCCTACAAAGAACTGGGTCTTCCGGAAGAGAAAAAACTCAGCGGACACGGCGTTTCCTGGTGTGCCACCTGTGATGGCTTCTTCTTCCGCGAGCAGGACATCATCGTTGTAGGCGGCGGAGACTCCGCCATGGAAGAGGCCACTTTCCTGACGCGCTTCGGTAAGTCCGTCACGGTGGTGGTCCGGAAAGATGAGCTGCGCGCCTCGCGGATCATGGCCCAGCGCGCCAAGGACAACCCTAAAATCAGCTTCGCCTGGAATTCGGCCATCACCAGGATCCACGGCGACACCAAGGTCACCGGTGTAACCCTCACGGACACCCGAACCGGCGAAACCCGTGAGCAGGCGGCCACCGGAATCTTCGTTGCCATAGGACACTTGCCACGGACGGAACTGGTGGAAGGACAGGTTGACCTCGATCCCGAGGGCTACATCAAGGTGGACTCACCCACCACCTGCACCAACCTGTCGGGCGTCTTTGCCTGCGGGGACGCCGTGGACCACCGCTACCGCCAAGCCATCACAGCGGCCGGCACCGGCTGCGCTGCGGCTTTGGACGCTGAGCGTTATCTGGCTGCCTTGGACGACGCCCACAGCATTGCCACCGCGTTGGTCGAAGAGCCCACGCACTTCTGA
- a CDS encoding arsenate reductase ArsC, producing MSTETAKKPSVLFVCVHNAGRSQMAAAFLTTLSKGAIEVRSAGSQPADKVNPAAVEAMAELGIDMSAEIPKVLTTEAVKDSDVVITMGCGDECPYFPGKRYEDWVLEDPAGQGVDAVRPIRDEIRTRIENLVTELLPARHADAQ from the coding sequence GTGAGCACCGAAACCGCCAAGAAGCCCTCCGTTCTGTTCGTCTGCGTGCATAACGCAGGGCGCTCGCAGATGGCCGCAGCTTTCCTCACAACGCTTTCAAAAGGTGCCATTGAGGTTCGGTCCGCTGGCTCGCAGCCGGCGGACAAAGTCAACCCCGCGGCCGTTGAAGCGATGGCTGAGCTCGGGATCGACATGTCTGCTGAAATCCCCAAGGTCCTCACCACAGAAGCCGTCAAGGACTCCGATGTGGTGATCACCATGGGTTGCGGGGATGAGTGCCCGTATTTCCCCGGCAAACGCTATGAGGACTGGGTTCTTGAGGACCCCGCAGGGCAGGGCGTTGACGCTGTCCGTCCCATCAGGGACGAGATCAGGACCCGCATTGAAAACCTCGTGACAGAACTCTTGCCGGCCCGGCACGCTGACGCCCAGTAA
- a CDS encoding helix-turn-helix domain-containing protein codes for MNIDQNSSLLERAAKYAALADPARLRIGDLLTLGDLSPTELQVELGMPANLLSHHLRSMEDAGLAVRHRSEGDKRRSYVRLAPGALEGLTPGKEHGARRVLFVCTRNSARSQLATALWRTASHIPSASAGTHPAERVAPGAVDVARRHGLDLTGAKPCLLDQALSEQDLVITVCDNAHEELPDFRGIHWSVPDPVRLGNPEAFEDAFADLSRRVHDLAPRLTAA; via the coding sequence ATGAACATTGATCAAAATTCGAGCCTTTTGGAGCGGGCCGCCAAGTATGCCGCCCTTGCCGATCCTGCGCGTCTGCGGATTGGGGACCTCCTCACCCTCGGTGATTTGTCGCCCACGGAGTTGCAGGTGGAACTAGGCATGCCGGCCAATCTGCTGTCGCATCATCTACGCTCCATGGAGGATGCAGGGTTGGCGGTCCGGCACAGATCTGAAGGTGACAAGCGGCGCAGCTATGTCCGGCTGGCTCCCGGCGCACTGGAGGGACTCACTCCCGGGAAAGAACACGGAGCCCGGCGGGTTTTGTTCGTCTGCACCCGCAACAGCGCCCGCTCGCAGCTTGCAACGGCTCTGTGGCGAACCGCGAGCCACATCCCCTCGGCGTCGGCCGGAACCCATCCGGCTGAGCGTGTGGCTCCCGGCGCCGTGGACGTCGCCCGCCGCCACGGCTTGGACCTTACGGGCGCGAAACCTTGCCTGCTGGACCAAGCCTTGAGCGAGCAGGACTTGGTCATCACTGTTTGTGACAACGCCCACGAAGAACTTCCGGATTTTCGAGGTATCCACTGGTCCGTTCCCGATCCCGTGCGGCTCGGCAATCCGGAGGCATTTGAGGATGCCTTCGCCGATCTTTCACGCCGCGTCCATGATTTAGCACCCCGGCTGACCGCAGCTTAA
- a CDS encoding MIP/aquaporin family protein, which yields MTTHSPRLWRRGLAEALGSCLLVAVVVGSGIAAQQLSPNDVGLQLLQNSTATVFGLTVLIVIFGPISGAHFNPAVSLADWFLGRRMGGGLSLKELGTCVASQTLGAIGGSVLANAMFDVGTSISSKERVTPGHLLGEIVATAGLVLLIFSLAATKRSSLAAPAVGAYIGAAYWFTSSTSFANPAVTAGRIFSDTFAGIAPGSAPAFVAAQLIGAAAGVGLLVLLFPTDSRAAQDVVVPQTADKRA from the coding sequence ATGACAACTCACTCACCCCGGTTGTGGCGCCGCGGTCTCGCTGAAGCCTTGGGAAGCTGCTTGCTTGTTGCCGTAGTAGTAGGCTCCGGCATCGCAGCACAGCAGCTCTCCCCCAACGACGTGGGCCTGCAGTTGCTCCAGAACAGCACTGCCACGGTGTTCGGACTGACGGTGCTCATAGTCATCTTTGGACCCATCAGCGGCGCTCACTTCAACCCGGCTGTGTCCTTGGCGGACTGGTTCCTGGGCAGGCGAATGGGTGGGGGCTTGTCTCTGAAAGAACTTGGCACCTGCGTCGCATCCCAGACTCTGGGGGCCATAGGCGGCAGCGTGCTGGCGAACGCCATGTTTGACGTCGGCACGTCAATCTCCAGCAAGGAACGTGTAACTCCTGGCCATCTGCTGGGTGAAATCGTGGCAACGGCCGGACTTGTATTGCTGATTTTCTCCCTTGCTGCCACCAAGCGGAGCTCCCTGGCAGCCCCTGCCGTGGGCGCCTACATCGGGGCAGCGTACTGGTTCACTTCCTCAACGTCCTTCGCAAACCCCGCGGTAACAGCAGGGCGGATCTTCAGTGACACCTTTGCGGGCATCGCACCTGGCTCCGCGCCCGCGTTCGTCGCGGCACAACTGATCGGCGCCGCCGCCGGAGTGGGCCTTCTGGTGCTGCTTTTTCCAACAGATTCGCGCGCAGCTCAGGACGTCGTGGTGCCGCAGACAGCGGACAAGCGGGCCTGA
- a CDS encoding metalloregulator ArsR/SmtB family transcription factor: MTASPILKPAMAQDCSPLTGQPFLSAEEAKRKATVFKALADPNRLRLLSMVKAEDSGESCVCDLTEPLGLGQPTVSHHLKILVEAGLLHREKRGTWAYYSLVPGALDHVAGILDAL, encoded by the coding sequence ATGACTGCATCGCCCATACTCAAGCCCGCCATGGCGCAGGACTGCTCCCCGCTGACGGGCCAGCCCTTCCTGAGCGCCGAGGAAGCCAAGCGGAAAGCAACGGTTTTCAAAGCCCTCGCGGACCCTAACCGGCTGCGGCTTCTGTCCATGGTCAAAGCTGAAGATTCGGGCGAGTCCTGTGTCTGTGACCTCACTGAACCGCTCGGCCTGGGCCAGCCGACAGTTTCGCACCACTTGAAGATCCTGGTGGAGGCAGGGCTGCTGCACCGGGAGAAGCGCGGCACGTGGGCCTACTATTCCCTGGTCCCTGGCGCATTGGATCACGTCGCCGGCATACTCGACGCCCTGTGA
- a CDS encoding GNAT family N-acetyltransferase: MTVTLRAMVPEDWPTAREIFQEGIDTGFATFEAAAPEWASFNSSKLTDHRLVAVNSEGIVLGWTAVSPVSARPAYSGVVEHSIYVAAHARGQGIGGRLLDALSASTEEKGIWTIQSSIFPENEASLRLHLAHGFAVVGRRDRIARVSTGPAAGQWRDTLLLERRSPVIG; the protein is encoded by the coding sequence GTGACGGTGACGCTGAGGGCAATGGTGCCGGAAGACTGGCCCACCGCCCGGGAGATTTTTCAGGAGGGCATCGATACCGGTTTCGCCACGTTCGAAGCAGCCGCCCCCGAGTGGGCCAGCTTCAACAGCTCCAAACTTACGGACCACCGGCTAGTGGCGGTCAATAGTGAGGGGATCGTCCTCGGTTGGACTGCTGTCTCGCCCGTTTCCGCACGACCCGCGTACTCCGGCGTGGTTGAACACTCCATTTATGTTGCCGCCCACGCGCGAGGCCAGGGAATCGGGGGCAGGCTTCTGGACGCACTCTCCGCATCCACTGAGGAGAAGGGAATCTGGACCATCCAGTCCAGCATCTTCCCGGAAAACGAGGCCAGCCTGCGTCTGCATTTGGCTCACGGCTTTGCCGTTGTTGGACGGCGGGACCGGATAGCTCGTGTGAGCACCGGCCCCGCCGCCGGGCAATGGCGCGACACCCTGCTGCTGGAGCGCCGCTCGCCCGTCATCGGTTGA